Proteins from a genomic interval of Macrobrachium nipponense isolate FS-2020 chromosome 28, ASM1510439v2, whole genome shotgun sequence:
- the LOC135201128 gene encoding uncharacterized protein LOC135201128 — MVENCTVNIFSAYAPQIGCSDEEKDRFWSDLEEEMEKVPADERCLVGGDLNGHEGQNNHVISRIHGGYGYDERNAEEELTHEIEDVDEWWNRTMEIILRVAREILGESSGKMFENKETWWFSEEVKEATKQKREAKERWEGIQMEEDWMTYKEANKLAKKTVAIAKDRAYDQLFKELHTKEGQGKIFKLAHMRNKSTKDVTHIRQIKDNDGNVLRNERDIIRRWKEYSEALLNEENERFPRGDGHTNCGPVTELTKAEVRVALGKMKNSKAVGPDGIPAEAWKALDEEGIDILWQLMKKIMESEMIPRKWRESILISIIKEKGDIQCCENYRGIKLMSHTLKVFERIIDEKLRQQVSIGRQ; from the exons ATGGTTGAAAATTGCACTGTCAACATCTTTAGTGCATATGCACCCCAGATAGGATGctcagatgaagagaaagatcGATTTTGGTCGGACTTagaggaggaaatggaaaaggTACCAGCAGATGAAAGATGCCTTGTCGGCGGAGATCTGAATGGGCACGAAGGCCAGAATAACCATGTGATCAGCCGTATACATGGTGGGTATGGCTATGACGAAAGAAATGCAGAGG aggaactaaCACATgaaattgaagatgttgatgaatggtggaaCAGAACGATGGAAATAATACTGAGGGTTGCTAGAGAAATATTGGGTGAGAGTAGTGGCAAGATGTTCGAAAATAAGGAAACGTGGTGGTTCAGTGAAGAAGTGAAGGAAGcaacaaagcaaaagagagaagcaaaggaaagGTGGGAGGGGATCCAAATGGAAGAGGACTGGATGACCTAtaaggaagcaaataaattagcaaagaaaactGTAGCAATTGCTAAGGATAGAGCATATGATCAGCTTTTCAAAGAGCTACATACCAAGGAAGGGCAAGGAAAGATCTTTAAACTAGCACACATGAGAAATAAGAGTACCAAGGATGTAACACACATACGACAGATTAAGGATAACGATGGAAATGtactgagaaatgagagagacataataaggagatggaaagaatattctgaggccttattgaatgaagaaaatgagagATTTCCAAGAGGAGATGGACACACAAACTGTGGACCAGTCACAGAACTAACAAAAGCTGAGGTTAGAGTGGCACTGGGAAAGATGAAAAACAGTAAAGCGGTGGGACCAGATGGCATACCTGCAGAAGCCTGGAAGGCtcttgatgaggaaggaattgacatattgtggcagttaatgaaaaagattatggaaAGTGAGATGATACCCagaaaatggagagaaagtatattaatctcaataatcaaagagaaaggggacatacagtgttgtgaaaattaccgaggaataaagctcatgtcacatacactgaaggtatttgaaagaattataGATGAAAAATTACGGCAACAAGTTTCCATCGGTAGACAGTAA